A stretch of Sphingorhabdus sp. YGSMI21 DNA encodes these proteins:
- a CDS encoding AMP-binding protein, whose translation MPAPEYVQAPFRDVPFAKLDIDVERRPDGSIIMQSLVPLLLREAHLAAYLLKHAEERPDRAWLAQRTGDGKGWRTLSFADAKQQIDGLTEALLLLGLESGASLAILSGNSIEHAVMMMAALQAGLVTVPVSEAYSLMSEDFGRLRHVAEVVEPSIVFVQDGARFSEAIERVGLGHLPVIAVQNVQAGQLDFCALAAIEPSGKVPDAFAAIDPDSIAKIMFTSGSTGAPKGVPLTHGGLVTAAESNLTTMGRLAVGETVRLDWAPWSHVFGGTTLSLSIIDGGTFYIDEGKPVPGLFDQTLRNLADVQPDFFMNVPSAISMLVEAMEADEQLARRILDKMTSLGYGGAALPADIVQRFESLAVKYTGHRIAIVCGYGTTETGPGGGFVYWPTDETGTLGLPHPGFAMKLVPLDGQRYDVRVAGKAVTKGYCNRPDLNAEIFDADGFYRTGDCVHFANPEDPLSGLIFAGRLNEEFKLLNGTFVRVGEVRSKLVDSLAPLVKDVVVCGENRADVRILAWLNVEAAKALDGSAGSDLELLSNSAVVTGEIRRKLTAYNRANPGASQSVRAVRLLSLPPQLDHGEITDKGSINQRAVIEHRFNELEALYALSGDGRTIVI comes from the coding sequence ATGCCAGCGCCAGAATATGTTCAAGCACCATTTCGGGATGTTCCATTTGCCAAGCTAGATATTGATGTCGAGCGCCGACCCGACGGTTCCATCATCATGCAGTCTCTGGTTCCGCTACTGTTGCGCGAGGCCCATTTGGCCGCCTATCTGCTGAAACATGCTGAAGAGCGGCCGGATCGTGCCTGGCTGGCCCAACGAACCGGGGACGGGAAGGGCTGGCGCACATTATCCTTCGCCGATGCAAAACAGCAGATTGATGGTCTGACCGAAGCGCTGTTGTTGCTCGGATTGGAGAGTGGTGCATCGCTAGCTATATTGAGTGGCAATTCCATTGAGCACGCGGTCATGATGATGGCGGCGCTACAGGCCGGGCTGGTCACGGTTCCGGTATCAGAAGCCTATTCTTTGATGAGTGAGGATTTCGGACGTCTGCGGCATGTTGCCGAGGTGGTCGAGCCGTCCATTGTCTTTGTCCAGGACGGCGCCCGGTTTAGTGAGGCGATTGAACGGGTTGGTCTTGGGCATCTTCCGGTGATTGCCGTACAGAATGTTCAGGCGGGGCAGCTTGATTTCTGCGCCCTGGCGGCGATCGAGCCGAGTGGCAAGGTGCCGGACGCTTTTGCGGCAATCGATCCCGATTCGATCGCCAAGATCATGTTCACTTCCGGATCGACCGGCGCCCCAAAGGGGGTTCCGCTGACCCACGGCGGGCTCGTGACGGCTGCGGAATCGAACCTGACCACGATGGGACGGCTGGCTGTCGGCGAGACGGTGCGGCTCGACTGGGCGCCTTGGAGCCATGTCTTCGGCGGGACCACTCTAAGCCTGTCAATCATCGACGGCGGCACCTTTTATATTGACGAAGGCAAACCGGTTCCGGGCCTTTTCGACCAGACATTACGCAATCTGGCAGATGTACAACCGGACTTTTTCATGAATGTGCCATCGGCGATTTCAATGCTGGTCGAAGCCATGGAAGCGGATGAGCAACTTGCCAGGCGGATCCTCGATAAAATGACGTCTCTGGGTTATGGCGGGGCCGCTCTTCCGGCCGATATTGTCCAGCGCTTCGAGTCTCTGGCGGTCAAATATACCGGCCACCGGATCGCGATCGTGTGCGGCTATGGCACGACAGAAACCGGACCTGGGGGCGGCTTCGTCTACTGGCCGACAGACGAAACAGGCACGCTGGGACTTCCCCATCCCGGCTTTGCCATGAAACTCGTTCCTCTCGACGGGCAGCGTTATGATGTGAGAGTAGCCGGCAAGGCTGTCACGAAGGGCTATTGCAACCGCCCGGACCTCAATGCCGAAATATTCGATGCGGATGGTTTCTACAGAACCGGCGACTGCGTCCACTTCGCCAACCCGGAAGATCCGCTATCGGGACTGATTTTTGCCGGTCGCCTGAACGAGGAATTCAAGCTTCTGAACGGAACATTTGTACGGGTAGGGGAGGTCCGCTCCAAACTGGTCGACAGTCTGGCGCCGCTGGTCAAGGATGTCGTGGTCTGTGGAGAAAATCGCGCAGATGTGCGTATTCTTGCCTGGCTCAACGTGGAAGCTGCAAAAGCACTGGATGGCAGTGCGGGCAGCGATCTGGAACTATTGAGCAACTCCGCAGTGGTGACCGGCGAGATCCGCCGCAAACTGACGGCCTACAACCGGGCCAATCCGGGCGCCTCGCAGTCTGTGCGAGCCGTCCGCCTGCTTTCGCTTCCGCCTCAGCTGGATCATGGGGAAATAACCGACAAGGGCAGCATCAACCAACGGGCCGTGATCGAGCATAGATTCAATGAGCTAGAAGCGCTCTACGCCCTCTCAGGGGACGGGCGGACAATAGTGATCTGA
- a CDS encoding alpha/beta hydrolase, which produces MSNAERDLRSIWAFLDRLAFTHGYVDAAGTKTRYVNAGPKDAPVVVMVHGMGGTWENFIANFAEFSKSFNTYAFDLKGHGYSDKPDEPYAVSGYVEQLEGFVKALGLTKIHLFGLSIGGWISTKFTVRNPGLVEKLIVMSAWGRLRLNETEEERQNGMQFLAQRAKSVENPSLEKMDKVFSQLIADPEQRMLDLLTLRMRVYSQPNMVRTMENVFAGIMPPLWEENVLTDEELKSISRPTMIIACPDSEDEFLVMAHQYRSLIPDVEWCEVFGASHWPQWETADQVNAASIEFLKG; this is translated from the coding sequence ATGAGTAATGCAGAGCGCGACTTGCGCAGTATCTGGGCCTTCCTCGACAGGCTGGCGTTCACGCACGGATATGTCGACGCGGCCGGCACAAAAACCCGTTATGTCAACGCAGGTCCGAAGGATGCTCCCGTCGTCGTCATGGTCCACGGCATGGGCGGTACCTGGGAAAATTTCATCGCCAATTTTGCGGAATTTTCAAAAAGCTTCAACACTTACGCATTCGACCTGAAGGGCCATGGCTATTCGGACAAGCCCGACGAGCCTTATGCGGTATCCGGCTATGTCGAGCAGCTGGAAGGTTTCGTCAAGGCTCTGGGCCTGACCAAGATCCACCTCTTCGGCCTGTCGATTGGCGGCTGGATTTCGACCAAGTTCACAGTTCGCAATCCCGGTCTTGTGGAAAAGCTGATCGTCATGTCGGCCTGGGGGCGTCTGCGGCTCAACGAGACCGAAGAAGAACGCCAGAACGGGATGCAATTTCTGGCGCAGCGGGCCAAGTCGGTCGAGAACCCGTCACTCGAGAAAATGGACAAGGTGTTTTCGCAGCTGATCGCGGATCCGGAGCAGCGCATGCTTGACCTGCTGACCTTGCGGATGCGGGTCTATTCGCAGCCCAATATGGTGCGTACAATGGAGAATGTCTTTGCCGGTATCATGCCCCCGCTCTGGGAAGAGAATGTCCTGACGGACGAGGAACTGAAAAGTATCAGTCGTCCGACGATGATCATCGCCTGTCCGGATAGCGAGGACGAATTTCTGGTCATGGCTCACCAATATAGGAGTCTCATTCCGGACGTTGAATGGTGCGAAGTTTTCGGCGCGTCCCACTGGCCGCAATGGGAGACTGCCGATCAGGTAAATGCAGCGTCAATCGAGTTCTTGAAGGGCTGA
- a CDS encoding MBL fold metallo-hydrolase: MRSDRSQPANLLVVEGKPYLVDCGEGCVTQLRKAGFEPGDVEQLFLTHMHLDHSAGVGPLAAFRWTGSVTSQLTVFGPPGTSKFVDAAMRYLSVPGSVHSREVPNMGSMDMLVHGEDIKHGGPEAFELFSDEKIRVRAVENSHFDHLSGVDIGFGALRSYSYRFDSADRSIVFTGDTGPSQSLQRMASGADILVAEIMDVDGVMSAFRQRTDIPAAQFPVIEAQMRAKHLTARDVGELAQASGVKTVILTHFASAGAGTEDVERFLREVSEVFDGKVVAGKDLQIF, encoded by the coding sequence TTGCGATCCGATCGCTCGCAGCCGGCCAATCTGCTTGTCGTCGAGGGCAAGCCCTATCTGGTCGATTGCGGGGAGGGCTGCGTAACCCAGCTGCGCAAGGCGGGTTTCGAGCCCGGTGATGTCGAGCAGCTTTTCCTAACCCATATGCACCTCGATCATAGTGCCGGCGTCGGTCCGCTGGCAGCCTTCCGCTGGACAGGTAGCGTCACCAGCCAATTGACAGTCTTCGGGCCGCCCGGGACGAGCAAGTTTGTGGATGCTGCTATGCGGTATCTGTCGGTGCCGGGATCGGTCCATTCCCGCGAAGTTCCGAACATGGGTTCGATGGACATGCTGGTTCACGGGGAGGATATCAAGCACGGCGGCCCGGAAGCATTCGAACTATTTTCCGATGAGAAAATCCGTGTGCGAGCCGTTGAAAACTCGCATTTCGATCATTTGTCCGGGGTCGACATCGGGTTTGGAGCATTGCGATCTTACAGCTACCGGTTCGACAGCGCCGACCGTTCAATAGTTTTTACGGGCGATACGGGACCTTCACAATCTCTGCAGCGAATGGCCTCCGGCGCTGATATTCTGGTTGCGGAAATCATGGATGTCGATGGAGTCATGTCCGCATTCCGGCAGCGAACAGATATCCCGGCCGCACAATTCCCTGTGATCGAAGCGCAAATGCGGGCCAAGCATCTCACAGCGAGAGATGTAGGTGAGCTCGCTCAAGCATCAGGCGTGAAAACAGTGATCCTGACCCATTTTGCGTCGGCTGGAGCCGGTACCGAGGATGTCGAGCGTTTCCTTCGGGAAGTTAGCGAGGTGTTCGACGGGAAGGTCGTCGCTGGTAAAGATCTGCAGATTTTCTAA
- a CDS encoding FCD domain-containing protein encodes MTSAPQDITTEDAASFDVYRQLRLDIISCHLKPNQKLRFDALRKSYGVGVGTLREALSHLVSDGMVRIDAGRGFRVAPVSVEDLEDVTAWRVEFETRALAASIRNGDDDWEAEVVTSYHLLSKVTVPDPEAPPEEWSAYGDKHVRFHEALVASCGSPWLLFFRSALQSQALRYQALAMSNREKMIHRAMDEHKALMNATLSRDAEQATALIAKHIQDTSEDVRIILSQSAAVGNLNADVVEERGPRRRGRPRKSA; translated from the coding sequence ATGACTTCGGCACCTCAGGATATCACAACCGAGGATGCAGCGAGTTTTGATGTTTATCGCCAGTTGCGTCTCGACATCATTTCCTGCCATCTGAAACCCAATCAGAAACTTCGCTTTGATGCATTGCGCAAATCTTATGGCGTAGGTGTCGGCACGCTGCGGGAAGCGCTGTCGCACCTCGTTTCTGACGGAATGGTGCGTATCGATGCCGGGCGCGGTTTCCGGGTGGCTCCCGTGTCCGTGGAAGATCTGGAAGATGTCACGGCCTGGAGGGTGGAATTCGAAACACGGGCGCTAGCGGCATCGATCCGCAATGGTGACGATGACTGGGAAGCGGAAGTGGTGACTTCCTATCACCTTTTGAGCAAGGTCACGGTCCCAGATCCTGAAGCTCCACCGGAAGAATGGTCGGCCTATGGTGACAAGCATGTCCGGTTCCACGAAGCCTTGGTGGCGAGTTGCGGTTCTCCCTGGCTATTATTCTTCCGATCGGCGCTGCAGTCGCAGGCTCTGCGCTATCAGGCGCTGGCCATGTCGAACCGGGAAAAAATGATTCACCGTGCCATGGACGAGCATAAAGCTCTTATGAACGCGACTTTGAGCCGGGATGCAGAGCAGGCCACGGCGCTCATCGCCAAACATATTCAGGATACGTCGGAGGATGTCAGGATCATTCTCAGCCAGTCTGCCGCTGTGGGCAATCTCAATGCGGATGTAGTCGAAGAGCGCGGACCTCGGCGGCGGGGGCGGCCTCGCAAATCCGCCTAG